In Lycium ferocissimum isolate CSIRO_LF1 chromosome 11, AGI_CSIRO_Lferr_CH_V1, whole genome shotgun sequence, a single genomic region encodes these proteins:
- the LOC132036073 gene encoding universal stress protein PHOS32, producing MQQQDSDLPILANIKIKSSSPRFPPPTTPPTETPTSNAQRKIGIAVDLSDESAFAVKWAVHQYLRPGDAVILVHVRPTSVLYGADWGSVDLSIVDTENEENQRKLEVDFDTFTTTKASDLAQPLVDANIPFKIHIVKDHDMRERLCLEVERLGLSAVIMGSRGFGATKRGSDGRLGSVSDYCVRHCVCPVVVVRYPDDKESGNNDVVEPVVSVASGAVEDDDEEAEFHDASDDRKDS from the exons ATGCAACAACAAGATTCCGATCTCCCCATCCTTGctaacatcaaaatcaaatccTCATCCCCACGTTTCCCCCCACCCACCACCCCACCCACCGAGACCCCTACATCCAACGCTCAACGCAAAATCGGCATCGCCGTTGACTTAAGCGACGAATCCGCTTTCGCTGTTAAATGGGCCGTCCACCAATACCTCCGTCCAG GTGACGCCGTCATCTTAGTCCATGTCCGTCCAACTTCCGTCCTTTACGGAGCTGATTGGGGTTCTGTCGATCTATCCATTGTCGATACTGAAAACGAAGAGAATCAACGTAAACTCGAGGTTGATTTCGATACTTTTACTACCACTAAAGCATCTGATTTAGCTCAACCTTTAGTTGATGCGAATATTCCGTTTAAGATCCATATTGTTAAGGATCATGATATGAGGGAAAGGTTGTGTTTGGAAGTTGAGAGGTTAGGGCTTAGTGCTGTTATTATGGGGAGTAGAGGATTTGGAGCTACTAAAAGGGGAAGTGATGGGAGGCTTGGGAGTGTTAGTGATTATTGTGTTAGGCATTGTGTTTGTCCTGTTGTGGTTGTTAGGTATCCTGATGATAAGGAGAGTGGaaataatgatgttgttgagcCGGTGGTTTCTGTTG